A window of Spodoptera frugiperda isolate SF20-4 chromosome 17, AGI-APGP_CSIRO_Sfru_2.0, whole genome shotgun sequence contains these coding sequences:
- the LOC118276778 gene encoding pro-resilin-like, translating to MKVFLPLLCVAALALAEPPVGDGYPHSSHHHDHDYDHDHDHSQDFQRSLSQEYGPPARSFGSSRNALSTEYGPPNARTANQRSGPSQTYGVPSQRSGVSQEYGVPSDISSSRSLSTEYGLPNPRSSPSTEYGVPSGRSSPSEEYGTPAVRSLSQEYGVPSALSQEYGVPAERSGLSQEYGVPSSRSLSQEYGVPSSRSLSQEYGAPSARSLSQEYGVPSARSGLSQEYGAPSARSQTPSSQYGPPEFRSTPSEEYGIPSQRSFGSRSPSQKYGPPTSRSSSFSANSLSQEYGAPSSRSAEAHSLTTPRSIAKSFGSSAARPFKPRAEGRSSFGSRSPSTTYGAPSARNSGSYSQSAKALSQTYGAPAQRDLSDTYGVPNARSLSQEYGAPSSRAANQKTSAIASSYSSAASRSSPSDTYGPPSARDSMPSEQYGVPDQYSNQNSQGYSYARGALDELLNQEPANYDFTYKVNDYESGSDFGHTESRQENRAEGSYFVVLPDGTKQTVEYEADERGFKPRISVEQVDLARSGGYDDNASDLARSGDGPY from the exons GTGTTTCTACCTCTGTTATGTGTCGCGGCACTCGCCCTCGCCGAGCCTCCAGTCGG CGACGGGTACCCTCACTCCAGTCATCATCACGACCACGACTATGACCACGATCACGACCACAGCCAGGACTTCCAAAGATCCCTCTCCCAAGAATACGGACCTCCTGCCAGGTCTTTCGGATCCTCACGGAACGCCCTCTCAACTGAATACGGACCTCCGAACGCCAGAACTGCAAACCAAAGATCAGGACCCTCCCAGACTTACGGAGTACCGAGTCAACGGAGTGGAGTGTCCCAGGAATATGGAGTTCCTAGCGATATTTCATCATCACGAAGCTTGTCAACTGAGTATGGTCTTCCAAACCCTCGCAGTTCACCATCAACCGAATATGGTGTACCCAGTGGCCGTAGCAGCCCTTCGGAAGAATACGGTACACCAGCTGTCAGGAGCTTGTCGCAGGAATATGGTGTCCCATCAGCTTTGTCTCAGGAGTATGGAGTACCAGCTGAAAGAAGTGGCTTGTCCCAGGAATATGGAGTTCCTTCATCCAGATCCTTATCTCAGGAGTATGGGGTTCCTTCATCCAGATCTCTATCTCAGGAGTATGGTGCACCATCAGCCAGGTCCCTATCCCAGGAGTATGGGGTTCCTTCAGCTAGATCTGGTCTATCCCAAGAATACGGTGCTCCATCAGCTCGTTCACAAACACCGTCTTCCCAGTACGGTCCTCCTGAATTTCGCTCCACACCGTCAGAAGAATACGGAATACCGTCCCAAAGGAGCTTTGGTTCTCGCTCGCCGTCCCAGAAATATGGACCACCTACTTCCCGAAGCTCTTCCTTCTCCGCCAATTCCTTGTCTCAAGAATATGGAGCGCCATCATCTAGATCCGCTGAAGCCCATAGTCTTACCACCCCCAGAAGTATTGCCAAGTCTTTCGGCAGCAGTGCAGCTCGTCCCTTCAAACCTCGTGCGGAAGGTCGCTCGTCTTTCGGTTCGCGCTCCCCATCAACTACCTATGGTGCTCCAAGTGCGAGGAATTCTGGCTCCTATTCCCAAAGCGCGAAGGCTCTATCTCAAACGTATGGTGCGCCCGCCCAGCGTGATTTGTCGGATACCTATGGAGTGCCAAACGCGAGGAGTCTATCTCAGGAGTACGGAGCACCGTCGAGTCGTGCTGCTAATCAGAAGACCAGTGCTATTGCTTCGTCCTACTCTTCAGCTGCATCCAG GTCTTCCCCATCAGACACTTACGGCCCTCCTTCAGCTCGCGACTCCATGCCCTCGGAGCAGTACGGAGTGCCGGACCAGTACAGCAACCAGAACAGCCAGGGTTACTCTTACGCTAGAGGTGCTCTTGATGAACTGCTCAACCAA GAGCCAGCAAACTACGACTTCACCTACAAAGTGAATGACTATGAATCCGGCAGCGACTTCGGCCACACGGAGTCCAGACAGGAGAACAGGGCTGAAGGCTCCTACTTCGTCGTCCTACCTGATGGTACTAAGCAG ACGGTGGAGTATGAAGCCGACGAGCGTGGCTTCAAGCCGAGGATCTCAGTGGAGCAGGTAGACCTGGCTCGCTCTGGTGGATACGATGACAACGCGTCAGATCTCGCCAGGTCTGGTGATGGACCTTATTAG
- the LOC118266829 gene encoding uncharacterized protein LOC118266829, with protein MSQTLIANELLAFLQQKLDVMDEVSAIQICATNFSEEDVAAGKLLLYKSLNKCDQMVSRRRDGTKKSIQDIITLLKETDPDDVPTFVARDLNKLPPVTFDHVDVTSLLKDIVVLKASLVDVQNRLDASQVAVAVLRKELSDLRNMVTVTGSPTASNVNTRRGAAADTSAVSFASAVLSTPSSSPRTAEQAECASRAPRLPATAPAGPPAPADKHTKPVPEKEAPRADEDGFVTVQGRKRRQRTNKNRCGTASIKANIPIRVAQPNTPVYISRLHYTTKVEDIVEYVCQKTKYRLRVQQLESRRNVYFNSFVVRVPTCFLHNVLAEDFWPQGVVFRRFRGQVPHDRTNKVP; from the exons ATGAGTCAGACACTCATAGCCAACGAACTGCTGGCGTTCTTGCAGCAGAAACTGGATGTGATGGACGAGGTGTCCGCCATCCAGATCTGCGCAACGAACTTCAGTGAAGAAGATGTGGCAGCTGGTAAGCTGCTTTTGTACAAGTCGCTCAACAAGTGCGACCAGATGGTGTCCCGCAGGCGTGACGGGACCAAGAAAAGCATCCAGGACATCATCACGCTGCTCAAGGAGACCGACCCGGATGACGTGCCGACATTTGTGGCGAGGGATCTCAACAAGCTTCCTCCCGTAACTTTCGACCACGTCGACGTGACCAGCCTTTTGAAGGACATCGTTGTCCTCAAGGCCAGCTTGGTGGATGTACAGAACAGGTTAGATGCATCCCAAGTTGCTGTTGCCGTTTTGCGTAAGGAACTTAGTGATTTGCGCAACATGGTAACAGTAACTGGGTCACCAACGGCATCGAACGTAAACACGCGTCGCGGAGCAGCTGCTGACACATCGGCGGTCAGTTTCGCGTCAGCGGTTTTGTCTACACCGTCATCGTCACCGAGGACTGCTGAGCAAGCTGAGTGCGCAAGTCGCGCACCCCGCCTGCCCGCTACCGCCCCTGCGGGGCCTCCCGCGCCCGCCGACAAACACACC AAGCCCGTTCCCGAGAAGGAAGCGCCAAGGGCTGATGAAGATGGTTTCGTGACGGTGCAAGGGAGGAAGCGCCGTCAAAGAACTAACAAGAACCGCTGCGGCACAGCTTCCATCAAGGCTAACATCCCGATTCGTGTCGCCCAGCCGAACACTCCCGTATACATTTCCCGCCTTCACTATACTACGAAGGTGGAGGACATTGTGGAGTACGTGTGCCAGAAGACCAAGTACAGGCTGAGAGTGCAGCAGTTGGAATCGCGCCGCAACGTCTACTTCAATTCGTTCGTGGTGCGAGTACCGACGTGTTTTCTGCACAACGTCTTGGCGGAGGACTTCTGGCCGCAAGGAGTGGTGTTCCGACGCTTCCGCGGACAAGTGCCACACGACCGTACAAATAAAGTGCCCTAG